A portion of the Carassius carassius chromosome 42, fCarCar2.1, whole genome shotgun sequence genome contains these proteins:
- the LOC132124020 gene encoding myb-related protein A-like isoform X1, whose translation MANMKSRSEDEDDERHSTDPVSRDSKNSKKTLCKIKWSRDEDEKLKKLVEQHGTGAWKLIANYFPTRTDGQCQHRWQKVLNPELVKGPWTKEEDQRVIELVHKYGPKRWSVIAKHLQGRIGKQCRERWHNHLNPEVKKSSWTQEEDRIIYEAHKRLGNRWAEISKLLPGRTDNSIKNHWNSTMRRKVEHEGYLQEGSKSYSSDPGQKKRPKSSQAVEYQHDQNQMIMSGQSQPPRYPYGSQSGQCMENISGEMSSFMSPCHDDPDKEKRIKELELLLMSAESEVRRQSGPRNPESYSSWSDSLPDDTVTTTTDSLEDRGVELRGLEEGQPAAMPLPVSPSKFLAAEATAVLSTLETIPEFAETMELIDSAYVLMLQDPLAWSDVTSFDLTEGGPSPKSTNPTDVCTTLEKCTESLAYPINAPTVPAMSRQCAAVNQGKSLAISNTCMNRFSSPLPSITRKKRRERGDQSPADERSCAYIDNSGNSPKNTPVKGLPFSPSQFFNVSGGEPLILDNPALTSTPVCGQKCLLNTPHHRETTPKHQKENAGFRTPKLHKNITVHTPRTPTPFKNALAAQEKMHGPLRVVPQPLALLEEDIREVLKEETGADIFTQVQNQPQYRSYEQMEAPARKVRKSLVLDSWEKDCLNVQLFPQQQINNNGASRSDDLLTRSMLMMPFTEKEENSCSPTALKESFSIVHSLSPQDKRGNMTQRSPPYQTPTLQVNSEWEAVVFGKTEDQLIMTEQARRYLNTNPTTCISRALVL comes from the exons ATGGCCAATATGAAGTCTCGCAG tgaagatgaggatgatgaacGTCATTCTACAGACCCTGTCAGCAGAGACTCCAAGAATTCCAAAAAGACCCTGTGCAAAATTAAATGGTCCCGGGATGAG GATGAGAAGCTGAAGAAGCTTGTTGAGCAACACGGAACTGGTGCTTGGAAATTAATCGCCAATTATTTCCCA ACAAGGACAGATGGTCAATGTCAGCACCGTTGGCAAAAGGTGCTCAACCCGGAGCTGGTGAAAGGACCCTGGACAAAAGAGGAGGATCAGAGG GTTATTGAGCTGGTTCACAAGTATGGGCCCAAACGGTGGTCAGTTATTGCCAAGCACTTGCAGGGCCGCATAGGCAAACAGTGCCGAGAGCGCTGGCACAATCACCTCAACCCAGAAGTGAAGAAATCCTCCTGGACCCAGGAAGAAGATCGTATTATCTATGAAGCTCATAAACGTCTGGGCAACCGGTGGGCTGAGATCTCAAAACTGCTTCCTGGACg GACAGACAACTCCATTAAGAATCATTGGAACTCCACCATGCGCAGGAAGGTGGAACATGAGGGTTACTTGCAGGAAGGCAGCAAGAGCTACAGCAGTGACCCTGGCCAGAAGAAACGCCCCAAATCCAGTCAAGCTGTGGAATATCAACATGACCAGaatcaaatgataatgagtgGCCAATCACAG CCACCCAGATATCCATATGGTTCACAAAGTGGCCAGTGTATGGAAAACATCAGTGGCGAGATGTCTAGCTTTATGTCG CCTTGCCATGACGACCCAGACAAAGAGAAAAGAATTAAGGAGCTAGAGCTGTTGCTAATGTCAGCTGAGAGTGAAGTCAGAAGACAGTCGGGCCCTCGT AATCCAGAGAGCTACTCCAGCTGGTCAGACAGCCTGCCTGATGATACTGTCACCACCACCACAGACAGTTTGGAGGACCGAGGGGTCGAGCTGCGTGGTTTAGAGGAGGGCCAGCCTGCTGCGATGCCTCTTCCTGTCTCTCCCAGCAAGTTCCTGGCTGCTGAGGCTACTGCTGTGCTGTCCACACTAGAGACCATCCCAGAGTTTGCAGAGACCATGGAGCTTATTGACTCA GCATATGTTTTGATGCTCCAGGATCCTTTGGCCTGGAGTGATGTGACCAGCTTTGATCTCACTGAGGGAGGCCCCTCTCCAAAGTCCACTAACCCCACTGATGTTTGTACGACCCTGGAGAAGTGCACAGAAAGCCTGGCCTATCCAATAAATGCTCCTACTGTCCCAGCTATGAGCAGACAGTGTGCCGCAGTGAACCAGGGCAAGTCTTTGGCTATTTCTAACACCTGCATGAACCGATTCAGCTCTCCACTACCGTCCATCACGagaaagaagaggagagagagaggagatcaGTCACCTGCAGATGAAAGGAGCTGTGCATACATAGACAACAGTGGGAACTCACCAAAAAACACCCCTGTTAAAGGCCTCCCATTCTCACCCTCTCAG tTCTTCAATGTGTCTGGTGGTGAGCCCTTGATCCTCGACAATCCAGCTCTTACATCCACTCCAGTGTGTGGACAGAAATGCCTCCTCAACACACCCCATCATAGAGAGACCACACCAAAACACCAGAAGGAGAATGCAGG ATTCAGGACCCCGAAACTCCATAAGAACATCACAGTCCACACTCCAAGAACGCCCACTCCTTTCAAAAATGCCCTGGCCGCCCAGGAGAAGATGCACGGCCCGTTAAGAGTGGTG CCCCAACCACTGGCACTTCTTGAGGAGGACATCAGAGAGGTTCTGAAAGAGGAAACCGGAGCTGACATCTTCACACAAGTCCAGAACCAGCCTCAGTACAGATCTTATGAG CAGATGGAAGCTCCTGCAAGGAAAGTGAGAAAGTCTTTGGTATTGGACAGCTGGGAAAAAGACTGTTTAAATGTACAGCTGTTTCCACAACAGCAGATTAACAACAATGGAGCG TCTCGCAGTGACGACCTACTGACCAGATCCATGCTCATGATGCCATTTACAGAGAAAGAGGAGAACTCTTGCTCTCCTACAGCACTGAAGGAATCATTTTCCATAGTTCACTCCCTTAGCCCACAGGACAAGAGAGGAAACATGACCCAAAGGAGCCCACCTTACCAAACACCCACTCTG CAGGTCAACAGCGAGTGGGAAGCGGTGGTTTTTGGGAAAACGGAGGATCAGCTGATCATGACCGAGCAGGCCAGGCGTTACTTAAACACCAACCCCACCACCTGCATTTCCAGAGCTCTCGTCCTTTAA